A genome region from Tolypothrix sp. PCC 7712 includes the following:
- a CDS encoding ribose-phosphate pyrophosphokinase: MNAHRGSAVLSSATLSKVQPVATGLTENHRLRLFSGSANLQLSTEVARYLGMDLGPMIRKRFADGELYIQIQESIRGCDVYLIQPCCQPVNDHLMELMIMIDACRRASARQVTAVIPYYGYARADRKTAGRESITAKLVANLITQAGANRVLAMDLHSAQIQGYFDIPFDHVYGSPVLIDYLASKQLHDLVVVSPDVGGVARARAFAKKLNDAPLAIIDKRRQAHNVAEVLNVIGDVKGKTAVLVDDMIDTGGTIAAGAKLLREEGARQVYACATHAVFSPPAIERLSSGVFEEVIITNTIPIPESDRFPQLVVLSVANVLGETIWRIHEDSSVSSMFR; this comes from the coding sequence ATGAATGCACATCGAGGATCTGCTGTGCTCAGTTCTGCAACTTTATCCAAAGTGCAGCCAGTTGCAACAGGACTGACTGAAAATCATCGCCTGCGGCTTTTTTCTGGCTCTGCCAATTTACAACTGTCTACTGAAGTCGCTCGTTACCTAGGTATGGATCTAGGCCCAATGATCCGTAAAAGATTTGCGGACGGCGAACTTTATATTCAAATTCAGGAATCAATCCGGGGTTGTGATGTCTATCTTATCCAGCCATGTTGTCAGCCGGTTAACGATCATTTAATGGAATTAATGATTATGATTGATGCCTGTCGTCGTGCTTCTGCACGGCAGGTAACAGCAGTAATTCCTTACTATGGCTATGCCCGTGCTGACCGGAAAACTGCAGGAAGAGAGTCCATCACTGCAAAGTTGGTTGCCAACCTGATCACTCAAGCAGGTGCCAACCGTGTTCTGGCAATGGATTTACACTCAGCCCAAATCCAAGGGTATTTCGACATACCATTCGATCATGTTTACGGTTCGCCAGTATTAATAGATTACCTGGCCAGCAAACAACTGCATGATTTGGTAGTAGTTTCCCCGGATGTTGGTGGTGTAGCAAGAGCAAGAGCATTTGCCAAAAAGCTAAACGATGCTCCATTAGCGATTATTGATAAACGTCGCCAAGCTCATAATGTTGCCGAAGTTTTAAACGTCATCGGTGACGTGAAGGGGAAAACAGCAGTGTTGGTAGACGATATGATTGACACTGGTGGCACAATTGCAGCTGGGGCTAAGTTGCTGCGAGAAGAAGGGGCGCGTCAGGTATATGCCTGTGCAACTCATGCTGTGTTCTCTCCACCTGCGATTGAGCGGTTGTCTAGTGGCGTATTTGAGGAAGTGATTATCACCAATACTATCCCCATTCCAGAAAGCGATCGCTTTCCACAGCTGGTAGTGCTTTCAGTGGCTAATGTACTCGGTGAAACCATCTGGCGGATTCACGAAGATAGTTCAGTAAGTAGTATGTTCCGCTAG
- the typA gene encoding translational GTPase TypA: MTLPIRNVAIIAHVDHGKTTLVDALLKQSGIFREGEDVPDCVMDSNALERERGITILSKNTAVRYKETLINIVDTPGHADFGGEVERVLGMVDGCLLIVDANEGPMPQTRFVLKKALEKGLRPIVVINKIDRTNADPHIAVDKVLDLFLELGADEDQCDFTYLFASGMGGYAKESMEAEAVDMQPLFNAILQHVPPPVGDVNKPLQLQVTTLDYSEYLGRIVIGRIHNGTIRAGQQAALITESGAIVKSKITKLMGFEGLKRVEMEEATAGYIVAVAGFADAYIGETITDPNEPQALPLIKVDEPTLQMTFWVNDSPFAGQEGKLVTSRQVRDRLFRELETNVALRVEETDSPDKFLVSGRGELHLGILIETMRREGFEFQVSQPQVIYREVSGQPCEPYELLVLDIPGDAVGSCIERLGQRKGEMQDMQPGSGDRTQLEFVIPARGLIGFRGEFMRMTRGEGIMNHSFLDYRPLSGDIEARNKGVLISFEEGVSTFYAMKNAEDRGAFFITPGTKVYRGMIVGEHNRPQDLELNVCKTKQLTNHRAAGGDELVQLQAPIDMSLERALEYIGPDELVEVTPKSIRLRKMSKKLVKR; this comes from the coding sequence ATGACGCTCCCAATTCGTAACGTCGCCATTATTGCCCACGTTGACCACGGCAAAACCACCCTGGTTGATGCACTCCTTAAACAATCCGGCATTTTCCGCGAAGGGGAAGACGTTCCGGATTGCGTCATGGACTCCAATGCCTTGGAACGAGAACGGGGGATTACAATCCTCTCTAAAAATACAGCGGTTCGCTACAAAGAGACGCTAATCAATATTGTTGATACTCCTGGACACGCTGACTTCGGTGGTGAAGTTGAACGCGTACTGGGCATGGTTGACGGATGTCTTTTAATTGTCGATGCCAATGAAGGGCCAATGCCCCAAACACGCTTTGTACTTAAAAAAGCGTTAGAAAAAGGTCTGCGCCCCATCGTTGTCATCAACAAAATTGACCGTACTAACGCTGACCCCCACATTGCTGTTGATAAAGTTTTGGATCTGTTCTTGGAATTAGGGGCAGATGAAGACCAGTGTGACTTTACCTATCTGTTTGCCTCCGGTATGGGTGGTTATGCCAAAGAAAGCATGGAAGCAGAAGCGGTAGATATGCAACCCCTGTTTAATGCAATTCTGCAACACGTTCCACCACCAGTTGGCGACGTTAACAAGCCCCTGCAATTGCAAGTCACAACCCTAGATTATTCTGAATACCTAGGACGGATTGTAATTGGCAGAATTCACAACGGCACTATCCGGGCTGGACAACAAGCGGCTCTAATTACAGAAAGTGGCGCAATTGTCAAGTCAAAAATCACCAAGTTGATGGGCTTTGAAGGCTTGAAACGGGTGGAAATGGAAGAAGCTACCGCAGGTTATATTGTGGCGGTAGCTGGTTTCGCTGATGCTTACATTGGGGAAACAATTACAGATCCCAATGAACCGCAAGCTTTACCACTGATTAAAGTGGATGAACCAACCTTACAAATGACCTTCTGGGTAAATGATTCGCCCTTTGCAGGTCAAGAAGGAAAGTTAGTGACTTCACGCCAAGTGCGCGATCGCCTGTTCCGCGAATTGGAAACCAACGTGGCTTTGCGGGTTGAAGAAACCGATTCTCCCGATAAATTCCTCGTTTCCGGTCGTGGTGAACTTCACCTGGGTATCTTAATTGAAACCATGCGTCGCGAAGGCTTTGAGTTTCAAGTATCTCAGCCACAGGTAATTTACCGCGAAGTCAGCGGTCAACCTTGTGAACCTTACGAACTCCTGGTGTTAGATATTCCTGGTGATGCGGTGGGTAGCTGTATTGAACGCCTGGGACAACGCAAAGGCGAAATGCAAGATATGCAACCAGGTAGTGGCGATCGCACTCAACTAGAGTTTGTCATTCCTGCACGGGGATTGATTGGTTTCCGCGGTGAATTCATGCGGATGACTCGTGGTGAAGGCATCATGAACCACAGCTTCTTGGATTACCGTCCATTGTCTGGCGATATTGAGGCTCGTAACAAAGGCGTTTTAATCTCCTTTGAAGAAGGTGTTTCTACCTTCTACGCCATGAAGAACGCGGAAGATAGAGGCGCATTCTTTATTACACCAGGTACTAAAGTTTACAGAGGTATGATTGTGGGAGAACACAATCGTCCCCAAGACTTAGAACTGAATGTTTGTAAAACCAAGCAGTTGACCAACCACCGGGCTGCTGGTGGTGATGAACTAGTGCAGCTGCAAGCACCGATAGACATGAGTTTAGAACGGGCTTTGGAATACATTGGCCCTGATGAATTGGTGGAAGTTACTCCTAAATCAATTCGTCTGCGGAAGATGTCGAAGAAGTTGGTGAAACGCTAA
- the bioD gene encoding dethiobiotin synthase: MNALLITGTDTEAGKTVLTTALAAYLQKYFPQRNWGLMKPIQSGEGDREWYQRLFSLKQTAEEITPLYFQAPLAPPIAAAKENRQVDLAVVWQAFSKERSRRDFVLVESLGGLGSPITDELTVADLAGDWHLPTVLVVPVRLGAIAQAVANVALARQAKINLKGIVLNCVQPRSDAEIADLTPPEMIQTLTNIPVLGCLPYLENLTDLDKLAQVASNLNLETLNL, from the coding sequence ATCAACGCACTACTAATTACTGGAACCGATACTGAGGCTGGCAAAACAGTTTTAACAACAGCATTAGCGGCTTATTTGCAAAAATATTTTCCTCAACGCAATTGGGGACTAATGAAACCAATTCAATCGGGAGAAGGCGATCGCGAATGGTATCAAAGGCTGTTTTCCCTTAAGCAAACGGCGGAAGAAATTACACCGTTGTACTTTCAAGCACCTTTAGCGCCTCCCATCGCCGCCGCTAAGGAAAATCGTCAAGTAGATTTAGCTGTAGTTTGGCAAGCTTTCTCTAAAGAGCGATCGCGTCGGGATTTTGTGTTGGTAGAATCTTTGGGGGGTTTAGGCTCACCGATTACAGATGAATTGACAGTGGCAGATTTAGCCGGAGATTGGCATTTACCCACTGTTCTGGTAGTTCCAGTCAGGTTAGGTGCGATCGCGCAAGCAGTGGCTAATGTGGCATTAGCTAGACAAGCAAAAATCAATCTTAAAGGGATTGTGCTCAATTGCGTACAACCCCGTTCTGATGCTGAGATAGCCGACTTAACGCCACCAGAGATGATTCAAACTCTCACCAATATCCCAGTTTTAGGCTGCTTACCTTATCTAGAAAACCTCACCGATTTAGATAAACTAGCTCAAGTAGCCTCAAATTTAAATTTAGAAACACTAAATCTTTGA
- a CDS encoding Tab2/Atab2 family RNA-binding protein has translation MNIWQADFYRSPQQDTTGQVLWELLICDANRSFEYVATCPQKEANSSWLTAQIELASGEKLPDIIQVFRPQSLSLIEAAGRNLGINVEPTRRTFALKQWLQEKQYSTAIDKAPPAPLPENLWGEQWRFATLSAGDVETAFSDRPIPILHFPEFLKPLNLGLPSTAPVPGVVIYGGRQSMRLARWLHEARPVSLNYIAGAPDGLVLEAGLADRWIVATFEDAEVAAAAKTYQQRQQLSQGLHFLLVQPDDSGMTYSGFWLLQAED, from the coding sequence ATGAACATTTGGCAAGCTGATTTTTATCGGAGTCCACAGCAAGATACAACAGGACAAGTGCTTTGGGAGTTGTTAATTTGTGATGCGAATCGCAGCTTTGAGTATGTTGCTACCTGTCCCCAAAAAGAAGCAAATTCTAGTTGGCTGACAGCTCAAATTGAATTAGCATCTGGTGAAAAACTGCCAGATATAATCCAAGTATTTCGCCCTCAGTCTTTAAGTTTAATTGAAGCGGCTGGACGTAATTTAGGTATTAATGTCGAACCTACCCGCCGCACTTTCGCATTAAAACAATGGTTACAGGAAAAGCAATATTCCACAGCTATAGATAAAGCACCACCTGCACCTTTACCAGAAAACCTTTGGGGAGAACAATGGCGCTTTGCAACACTGAGTGCTGGTGATGTAGAAACTGCATTTAGCGATCGCCCAATTCCTATTCTCCATTTCCCAGAATTTCTTAAACCCTTAAATCTCGGCTTACCTTCCACAGCACCAGTTCCTGGTGTCGTGATTTATGGTGGAAGACAATCGATGCGTTTAGCAAGGTGGTTACACGAAGCACGCCCAGTATCTTTAAATTATATTGCGGGTGCGCCCGATGGTTTGGTATTAGAAGCAGGTTTAGCAGATAGATGGATTGTGGCTACCTTTGAAGATGCAGAAGTGGCTGCGGCGGCTAAGACTTATCAACAGCGTCAACAGCTAAGTCAAGGGCTACACTTTTTGTTAGTGCAACCAGATGATTCCGGGATGACTTACAGTGGCTTTTGGTTGTTGCAAGCAGAAGATTAA
- a CDS encoding DUF5615 family PIN-like protein: MTDKIRFHLDESVSNAIAEALRRRGIDVTTTPETGLIAASDVEQIAFASSQNRVIFTHDDDFVVLHQSGMSHSGITYCSQNRRAIGEILTSLILIWEVLQPEDMKNQLEFL; the protein is encoded by the coding sequence ATGACAGATAAAATTCGCTTCCATTTAGACGAGAGTGTAAGTAATGCTATAGCAGAAGCTTTGCGTCGTCGTGGTATTGATGTGACGACTACACCAGAAACAGGATTAATAGCTGCATCAGATGTAGAACAAATTGCTTTTGCAAGTTCTCAGAATCGGGTAATTTTTACCCATGATGATGACTTTGTAGTGCTTCATCAAAGCGGCATGAGCCACTCAGGAATAACTTACTGTTCACAAAACCGTCGAGCCATTGGAGAAATATTGACAAGTTTGATTTTAATTTGGGAAGTTCTTCAGCCTGAAGATATGAAAAATCAACTTGAATTTCTCTAA
- a CDS encoding helix-turn-helix domain-containing protein: MQPSKLDQILGLELQRHRTQKGWSQEYLAEVTGLHRTYISQLERGLKSPSVRVLSHITHALGMTMSEFLQAVEESLSAD, from the coding sequence ATGCAACCCAGCAAACTAGATCAAATTTTAGGACTAGAACTACAGCGTCATCGTACACAAAAAGGTTGGTCACAGGAGTATCTTGCAGAAGTTACAGGTCTGCACAGGACTTACATTAGCCAGCTAGAGCGAGGTTTAAAAAGCCCATCTGTGAGAGTACTCAGTCATATTACCCATGCTTTAGGTATGACTATGAGTGAATTTTTGCAAGCTGTAGAGGAATCTTTAAGTGCTGATTGA
- a CDS encoding DNA cytosine methyltransferase: protein MTRKIIDLFAGAGGLTTGFHMAGFESLCAIDIDAKALATYKHNYPNTKIIHQDIRQVNPSDLRLALGLQPEELTALIGGPPCQGFSRNIPAGDRYLNDSRNQMYQTFLDFVQEFRPLYVVMENVPEILKAYNGVISEEITKNLKSLGYKVVSSALNAAYYGVPQTRSRAFFLASLDHSLNFPEPTHFGDIKSDYRSRKSSRQLNFLQANISEIVTVRDAIGDLPPINAGQVYDAEIYPSEPKTTYQAMMRSQSMKIVNHIARALSPIQMSRARVLCEGQDARDLPPELAPKKHYSGAYGRLYWDKPARTITRWVFHPGSGRFFHPTQDRTITIREAARLHSYPDSFHFLGTYTDMASQIGESVPPLLGKAIASSILQANLQSCC from the coding sequence ATGACGCGTAAAATTATTGACTTATTTGCTGGTGCAGGTGGCTTAACTACAGGATTTCACATGGCGGGCTTTGAATCTCTATGTGCAATTGATATAGATGCAAAAGCCTTGGCGACCTATAAGCACAATTACCCAAACACGAAAATCATTCATCAAGATATACGCCAGGTTAATCCTTCAGACTTACGATTAGCTTTAGGTTTACAACCAGAAGAACTAACAGCATTAATTGGCGGCCCCCCATGTCAAGGATTCTCCAGAAATATTCCTGCTGGCGATCGCTATCTCAATGATTCTCGTAACCAGATGTATCAGACGTTTTTGGATTTTGTACAGGAGTTCAGACCCTTGTACGTTGTCATGGAGAATGTACCCGAAATTTTAAAGGCTTACAACGGCGTAATTAGTGAAGAAATCACAAAAAACCTGAAATCCTTGGGCTACAAAGTTGTATCTTCTGCTTTAAATGCTGCATATTATGGGGTACCCCAAACCAGATCCAGAGCTTTTTTTCTAGCTAGCTTAGATCACTCTCTTAATTTTCCCGAACCAACCCATTTTGGTGATATTAAGAGCGACTATAGGTCTAGAAAGTCTAGTAGACAACTTAATTTTTTACAAGCAAATATTTCTGAAATTGTGACAGTCAGAGATGCGATTGGAGACTTACCGCCCATAAATGCAGGACAAGTCTACGATGCTGAGATTTATCCTTCTGAGCCAAAAACGACGTACCAAGCAATGATGCGTAGTCAAAGCATGAAAATTGTGAATCATATTGCGCGTGCTTTGAGTCCAATTCAAATGTCGAGAGCACGTGTTCTGTGTGAAGGACAAGACGCTAGAGACTTACCTCCTGAGTTAGCGCCTAAAAAACACTATAGTGGTGCATATGGAAGGCTGTACTGGGATAAGCCAGCTAGAACTATTACAAGATGGGTCTTTCATCCAGGATCGGGTCGGTTTTTTCATCCTACTCAGGATCGGACAATTACAATCCGTGAAGCTGCAAGATTACACTCATATCCAGATAGTTTTCACTTTTTGGGAACATATACGGATATGGCTTCACAAATTGGTGAATCTGTACCCCCACTTCTAGGTAAAGCTATAGCTTCATCTATTCTTCAGGCTAACCTTCAATCATGTTGCTGA
- a CDS encoding M20 family metallopeptidase: protein MVSTFPNPGAVDLSHVRLSIRALQNQLVEWRRRLHQKPELGFQEKLTSEFISQKLQEWGIEHQTGIAQTGIVAIIKGNKLSSGKVLAIRADMDALPIQELNQVPYCSQHDGVMHACGHDGHTAIALGTAYYLQQHRDDFAGTVKIIFQPAEEGPGGAKPMVEAGVLKNPDVDAIIGLHLWNNLPLGTVGVRAGALMAAVELFQCTILGKGGHGAIPHQTVDSIVVAAQIVNALQTIVARNVNPIDSAVVTVGALHAGTAHNVIADTANMKGTVRYFNPAFQGYFHQRIEQIIAGVCQSHGASYDLEYISLYPPVINDAGMAELVRSVAAEVIETPVGIVPECQTMGGEDMSFFLQEVPGCYFFLGSANPDKDLAYPHHHPRFDFDETALPMGVEIFIRCVEKFLN, encoded by the coding sequence ATGGTTTCTACCTTCCCCAATCCTGGTGCTGTTGACTTATCTCATGTTCGGCTTTCGATCCGTGCATTACAAAATCAACTTGTAGAATGGCGACGGCGGCTACATCAAAAGCCAGAGTTAGGTTTTCAAGAAAAACTCACATCTGAGTTTATCTCCCAGAAGTTACAAGAGTGGGGAATTGAACATCAAACTGGTATTGCTCAAACTGGTATTGTTGCCATCATCAAAGGTAACAAACTTAGCAGTGGTAAAGTTTTGGCAATTCGCGCTGATATGGATGCTTTGCCAATTCAAGAACTGAATCAAGTACCTTATTGTTCGCAACATGATGGCGTAATGCACGCTTGTGGACATGATGGACATACTGCGATCGCACTGGGTACAGCTTACTATCTTCAGCAGCATCGCGATGATTTTGCTGGTACTGTCAAAATTATCTTTCAGCCAGCAGAAGAAGGGCCTGGGGGTGCAAAACCTATGGTGGAAGCCGGGGTACTAAAAAACCCTGATGTCGATGCCATTATTGGGTTACATCTGTGGAATAACTTACCCTTGGGGACAGTCGGTGTCCGGGCTGGGGCGTTAATGGCGGCTGTAGAATTATTCCAATGTACAATTTTAGGCAAAGGTGGACATGGGGCGATACCGCATCAAACTGTAGATTCTATTGTCGTCGCTGCTCAAATTGTCAACGCCTTGCAAACTATTGTGGCGCGGAATGTGAATCCTATTGATTCCGCAGTTGTGACTGTAGGCGCGCTTCATGCTGGTACAGCACACAATGTCATTGCTGACACAGCTAATATGAAAGGCACAGTCCGCTATTTTAACCCGGCTTTTCAAGGATATTTTCACCAGCGAATCGAGCAAATTATTGCGGGTGTATGTCAAAGTCATGGTGCAAGTTACGACTTAGAATATATCTCCCTTTATCCCCCAGTCATTAATGATGCTGGTATGGCAGAATTAGTGCGATCGGTAGCAGCAGAAGTGATAGAAACTCCTGTAGGAATTGTGCCAGAATGCCAAACTATGGGTGGTGAAGATATGTCATTTTTCTTGCAAGAAGTTCCAGGTTGCTATTTCTTTCTAGGTTCTGCTAATCCTGATAAAGATTTAGCCTATCCTCATCATCATCCCCGGTTTGATTTTGATGAAACTGCCTTACCAATGGGTGTGGAAATCTTTATTAGGTGCGTGGAGAAGTTTTTAAATTAG
- a CDS encoding HD domain-containing protein: MLSERFTAALVYATELHAKQVRKGSGVPYIAHLLGVASIALEYGANEDEAIAALLHDAVEDQGGAATREEIRHRFGDNVTAIVDGCTDADTIPKPPWRQRKEAYIAHLPTASPSVLLVSAADKIYNAQSIVKDYRILGESLWQRFQGGKEGTLWYYQTLVDTFKNTGPTAMAEELARVVLEMVALAS, translated from the coding sequence ATGCTTTCCGAACGCTTTACAGCCGCCCTTGTCTACGCCACTGAACTGCACGCCAAACAAGTACGTAAAGGTTCTGGTGTTCCCTATATTGCCCATCTATTAGGCGTAGCCAGTATTGCTTTAGAATATGGTGCAAATGAAGATGAAGCCATAGCAGCGCTTTTACATGATGCTGTAGAAGACCAAGGTGGTGCAGCTACTAGGGAAGAAATTCGCCACCGTTTTGGAGATAATGTGACAGCAATTGTCGATGGCTGCACCGATGCGGATACTATTCCCAAACCGCCTTGGCGACAACGCAAAGAAGCATATATTGCTCATTTACCTACAGCATCGCCATCAGTTTTGCTGGTGTCAGCTGCTGATAAAATCTACAACGCTCAGTCTATTGTCAAAGATTACCGCATCTTAGGTGAATCACTTTGGCAACGGTTTCAAGGTGGTAAAGAAGGTACTCTTTGGTATTATCAAACCCTTGTGGATACTTTTAAGAATACTGGGCCTACGGCAATGGCTGAAGAATTAGCAAGAGTAGTGCTAGAGATGGTAGCTTTGGCATCTTAA
- a CDS encoding serine/threonine-protein kinase, giving the protein MQPPITVGTVLQNRYRIIQILGQGGFGRTYLAEDQRRFNELCAIKELIPTTTGTSVWEKTQELFHREAAILYQIEHPQVPKFRERFEEDQRLFLVEDYVAGKTYRAILSERQAVSQTLTEKEVLQMLRSLLPVLAHIHSRGIIHRDISPENIILRDSDGQPVLIDFGVVKELATRLQSPNSTAPVTTVGKLGYSPSEQMQTGQAYPNSDLYALAVTAIVLLTGREPSELFDENQLTWNWQQWAKVNPQFAQVLNRMLNYRPSDRYQSAADVIQALQSVDQASVTNPNVTNTNAVSNMQTIAVGGRPPQPAPSPSPNTPAPVIPPSNTSSVLDNPLAIGAIGSAVVILAGFGSWALVSSIRSRPTTQPEAPVQTFPSPVVSGGTTLTPTPTSTSTEPAVISKRLNLGTTNTTTVEDTLEENQIVQYTFFGRKGAKLTTAIAQGTGIVLSVLDANKQPIDNTANQVQSYDGVLSVSGRYTIQLNLVPGVAESNYSLNVALQRLTRETPTPIITPTQTPIETPTEAPIITPTPTVTETPTEAPIITPTPTATETPTESPTSQEEQNNLPNDRTLNPNSNQ; this is encoded by the coding sequence ATGCAACCACCCATTACAGTTGGTACTGTCCTACAAAACCGTTACCGGATTATTCAAATTCTCGGACAAGGGGGATTTGGCAGAACCTATCTAGCGGAAGACCAGAGGCGTTTTAATGAACTGTGCGCCATTAAGGAATTGATTCCGACAACAACCGGAACTTCGGTTTGGGAGAAAACGCAAGAACTGTTCCACCGAGAAGCGGCAATTTTGTATCAAATTGAGCATCCGCAAGTACCGAAATTCCGAGAAAGGTTTGAAGAAGACCAGCGTTTATTTTTGGTAGAAGATTACGTTGCTGGCAAGACTTACCGCGCTATCCTGTCGGAACGTCAAGCTGTTAGTCAGACATTAACAGAAAAAGAAGTTTTACAGATGCTGCGCTCTTTGTTACCTGTGTTAGCGCATATTCATAGTCGGGGAATTATTCACCGGGATATATCACCAGAAAATATTATTTTACGTGATAGTGATGGTCAGCCAGTGTTAATTGACTTTGGGGTAGTTAAAGAATTAGCAACGCGATTGCAATCTCCCAATAGTACCGCACCAGTTACCACCGTGGGAAAATTAGGTTATTCTCCCAGTGAGCAAATGCAAACAGGTCAAGCTTACCCTAATAGTGATTTATATGCGCTTGCCGTCACAGCGATTGTTTTGCTAACTGGTAGAGAACCCTCAGAATTATTTGATGAAAATCAACTTACTTGGAATTGGCAACAATGGGCAAAAGTAAATCCCCAATTTGCTCAAGTTTTAAATCGGATGTTAAATTATCGGCCCAGCGATCGCTATCAAAGTGCGGCTGATGTTATCCAAGCATTACAATCTGTAGATCAAGCAAGTGTGACTAATCCTAACGTCACTAACACTAATGCTGTCTCCAATATGCAAACCATCGCAGTTGGAGGTCGTCCGCCTCAGCCAGCACCATCGCCTTCTCCCAACACACCTGCACCTGTAATTCCACCCAGCAATACTAGTTCTGTTTTAGATAATCCTTTAGCAATTGGGGCGATTGGCAGTGCTGTAGTCATCCTAGCAGGATTTGGTTCTTGGGCTTTAGTCAGTTCGATTCGCAGTCGCCCGACTACACAACCAGAAGCACCAGTACAAACTTTCCCTTCACCAGTTGTTTCTGGTGGTACAACATTAACACCCACCCCTACATCTACTAGTACTGAACCTGCTGTAATTAGCAAACGCCTCAATTTAGGAACCACAAATACAACTACAGTAGAAGATACTTTAGAGGAAAATCAAATAGTTCAGTATACTTTTTTTGGACGCAAAGGTGCAAAATTAACTACTGCTATTGCTCAAGGAACTGGTATTGTTTTATCAGTTTTAGATGCCAATAAACAACCAATTGATAATACTGCTAATCAAGTACAATCCTATGATGGTGTATTGTCTGTAAGCGGTAGATATACTATTCAACTAAATTTAGTTCCTGGTGTGGCTGAAAGTAATTATAGTCTCAATGTGGCATTACAAAGGTTAACTAGAGAAACACCCACACCTATAATTACTCCTACGCAAACGCCCATAGAAACTCCTACAGAAGCTCCTATAATCACTCCTACGCCAACTGTCACAGAAACCCCTACAGAAGCTCCTATAATTACTCCTACACCAACTGCCACAGAAACTCCTACAGAAAGTCCAACCTCTCAGGAAGAGCAAAATAACTTACCTAATGATAGAACCTTAAACCCAAACTCTAATCAATAA
- a CDS encoding DUF433 domain-containing protein codes for MPKISVISEHIEINPGVCGGKPRIAGHRIRVQDIVILHEKMGLSPDEIVYHYPSITLADVYAALAYYHDNLDEIRQEIAQGEAFIKEVEANTPSILQQKLKNRNDR; via the coding sequence ATGCCTAAGATATCCGTAATCTCAGAACATATTGAAATTAATCCTGGTGTGTGTGGTGGTAAACCGCGTATTGCTGGACACCGAATTAGAGTACAAGATATTGTGATTTTGCACGAAAAGATGGGGCTTTCTCCTGATGAGATTGTTTATCATTATCCTAGTATTACTTTAGCTGATGTCTATGCAGCTTTAGCTTATTACCACGATAATTTGGATGAGATTAGACAAGAAATCGCACAAGGAGAAGCTTTTATTAAAGAAGTAGAGGCTAACACCCCTTCGATTCTGCAACAGAAACTAAAGAATCGAAATGACAGATAA